The following coding sequences lie in one Megalodesulfovibrio gigas DSM 1382 = ATCC 19364 genomic window:
- a CDS encoding precorrin-8X methylmutase — protein sequence MNILPIADPAAIETASMAIIDQEAGVHPWTGPAWAVVRRLIHTSADFDMLDLVRMHPQAIEAGVTLLRQGAPIITDTQMCRAGVPVRRLGRFGNTVHCLMDDPEVADVVRQTGGTRARAAVAVACRRFNGLAGAVMAVGNAPTALLALQEAMDRGEAAPGLVVAMPVGFVNAAESKDLVMTRSTAPWIAIAGRKGGSALAAATVNALLELAFAESH from the coding sequence ATGAACATCCTGCCCATTGCAGATCCCGCGGCCATCGAGACCGCGTCCATGGCCATCATCGACCAGGAAGCCGGCGTCCACCCCTGGACCGGCCCGGCCTGGGCCGTGGTGCGCCGGCTCATCCATACGTCCGCGGATTTCGACATGCTCGACCTCGTCCGCATGCATCCCCAGGCCATCGAAGCCGGGGTGACCCTGCTGCGGCAGGGCGCGCCCATCATCACCGACACCCAGATGTGCCGCGCCGGCGTGCCAGTCCGGCGGCTGGGGCGCTTCGGCAACACCGTGCACTGCCTCATGGATGATCCGGAGGTGGCGGACGTGGTCCGGCAGACTGGCGGCACCCGGGCCCGGGCCGCCGTGGCCGTGGCCTGCCGACGATTCAACGGCCTGGCCGGCGCGGTGATGGCCGTGGGCAACGCCCCCACTGCCCTGCTGGCCCTGCAGGAGGCCATGGACCGCGGCGAGGCGGCCCCGGGGCTGGTGGTGGCCATGCCCGTGGGCTTTGTGAACGCCGCAGAATCCAAGGATCTGGTGATGACGCGTTCGACTGCGCCATGGATCGCCATCGCCGGCCGCAAGGGCGGCTCGGCCCTGGCAGCGGCCACGGTGAACGCCCTGCTGGAACTTGCGTTTGCCGAGTCGCATTAG
- a CDS encoding FUSC family protein: MHTLLRLLPRLDPIMARHALRTALASVVTLVLVDVLSLAQGYWAVISTIIVMQANLGRALLAGLSRIQGTFVGALLGSLTLSVMGTGTVSLGLGVFLTIFVCAYFMGLHESFRLAAVTASIVILLGRGTEQPFLLGLDRFLEISLGVGVAMAVSIFVLPFHARTSLRLGIRAALEASGQFVAVLVGQCLENRYDESAIVALKNACIRHVMQLRPALADASREPGGLGEGGQVLGSLATSLDRLMEDFQSMDHAARELAEEALHLELRPDLAALARAMQAGLEAAAACLGEHGVKRTDMRLLIEALENTLHSVDRGMEGIRARQIARQHPLSEVTHFFSLVFSMREAALELMEMLAALHEVRR, encoded by the coding sequence ATGCACACGCTGTTGCGGCTGCTGCCGCGTCTGGATCCCATCATGGCCCGCCATGCCCTGCGCACGGCCCTGGCCAGCGTCGTCACCCTGGTGCTGGTGGATGTGCTCTCCCTGGCCCAGGGATACTGGGCGGTCATCTCGACCATCATCGTCATGCAGGCCAACCTGGGCCGGGCGCTCCTGGCCGGGCTGTCCCGGATACAGGGAACATTCGTCGGCGCGCTGCTCGGGTCCCTGACGCTTTCGGTCATGGGCACGGGCACCGTCTCCCTGGGGCTGGGCGTGTTCCTGACCATCTTTGTCTGCGCCTATTTCATGGGCCTGCACGAGAGCTTCCGTCTGGCGGCGGTCACGGCGTCCATCGTCATCCTACTGGGCCGGGGCACGGAACAACCCTTCCTGCTTGGGCTGGATCGCTTTCTGGAAATCTCCCTGGGCGTGGGGGTGGCCATGGCCGTGTCCATATTCGTGCTGCCTTTCCACGCCCGCACGTCGTTGCGGCTGGGCATCCGGGCCGCCCTGGAAGCCTCGGGGCAGTTCGTCGCCGTGCTGGTGGGGCAATGTCTGGAGAACCGCTATGACGAATCCGCCATCGTCGCCCTGAAAAACGCCTGCATCCGCCATGTGATGCAACTGCGGCCGGCCCTGGCCGATGCCTCCCGCGAGCCCGGCGGCCTGGGCGAAGGCGGCCAGGTGCTGGGCAGTCTGGCCACCTCCCTGGACCGGTTGATGGAAGATTTCCAGTCCATGGACCACGCCGCCCGCGAGCTGGCCGAGGAAGCCCTACACCTGGAGCTGCGGCCGGATCTGGCCGCCCTGGCCCGGGCCATGCAAGCCGGTCTAGAAGCCGCCGCCGCCTGCCTGGGCGAGCACGGCGTCAAGCGCACGGACATGCGGTTGCTCATCGAGGCCCTGGAAAACACCCTGCATTCCGTGGATCGCGGCATGGAGGGCATCCGCGCCCGGCAGATCGCCCGGCAGCATCCCCTCTCCGAGGTCACGCACTTCTTTTCCCTGGTCTTCAGCATGCGTGAGGCAGCCCTGGAGCTGATGGAGATGCTGGCCGCCCTGCACGAGGTCAGGCGGTGA